A region of Ornithodoros turicata isolate Travis chromosome 5, ASM3712646v1, whole genome shotgun sequence DNA encodes the following proteins:
- the LOC135393858 gene encoding uncharacterized protein DDB_G0286299-like isoform X1, whose amino-acid sequence MRPRQLFTFLFPLQRHGRMVNTDKKMNEHTSLYEYWRSLLMEEQHNEERNNRLMRKLDEIEQRTSMLNERSERLKQLRENLSDLIRQRYLSEDEVGPGGNFFSKSQDYSPPEYIPDPILLGLSTPPWVGYDPTKPLLPPKQDSIPKWTSPTPPPTVPTAPPMGSSPDSPPRPTSNDKVVPTLREEEKSAAKQKVTWMNQFPGAGADFSLFEPSISWLPDGGEFYRTTSALESRQAMARPMYCREETKSVVPPPPPSVMSQYSYYVPNNMALAAQTQEVVSTSTTIPDLNTMQITHTTDVLLSDDTRQDVGQDASEKLKGGKTKPQDTTRKEPKKVAGGTKQIAGGRGKSNQQSWSESSKEAKKTESREPPVRPPRNPHRRRAPTEPLRQEAKKADPRDTKPKASIKVGTGQQDSSKKETSEEDSSERSKTTFKESSYRQELYEQKQQLDKEERETEKSEADNAVPKAVTWRNDETPREPQGPDVPRKDTSGSTKKDGDRERGDKTMDADSSRFQKDTVHSERSQDSGDKHGDQTSRSSKPREIGRTPTKKQRSCTSSSSSSSTSSSSSSSSSSKDSIRREAAALSDTKANLSEDNSEDSFFDKEVAIKDTPAYHMLLGQTPVATKEQTPASEHPSESSNEIENELVVAVMSTQSSKQKAKDPDKTSDHGSNASTPPEYDVASVNVHNIISARVRQKVPSLLSRKVLGLDMYSAPALPRKKSDDDDSFFD is encoded by the exons ATGAGACCACGACAACTCTTCACGTTCCTCTTCCCTTTGCAGCGTCACGGCCGAATGGTCAACACAGATAAAAA GATGAATGAGCATACGTCGCTGTACGAGTACTGGAGAAGCCTCCTCATGGAAGAACAGCACAATGAAGAGAGAAATAACAGGTTGATGCGCAAGTTGGACGAGATAGAACAGCGCACAAGCATGCTCAACGAACGTTCCGAACGACTCAAGCAGCTAAGG GAAAACCTATCTGATTTGATAAGGCAGAGATACCTGTCAGAAGATGAAGTAGGTCCTGGTGGAAATTTTTTCTCAAAA AGCCAAGACTACAGCCCTCCCGAATACATTCCCGACCCCATCCTCCTGGGCCTGTCCACACCCCCGTGGGTTGGGTACGACCCAACGAAACCCCTCCTTCCCCCGAAGCAAGACAGCATACCAAAATGGACCAGCCCTACGCCTCCACCTACAGTACCCACGGCTCCACCTATGGGAAGCAGTCCGGACTCGCCACCGCGTCCCACGTCGAACGACAAGGTGGTTCCTACTTTGAgggaagaggaaaaaagtgCGGCGAAACAGAAAGTGACTTGGATGAACCAGTTTCCGGGCGCGGGAGCAGATTTCTCTCTCTTTGAGCCGTCCATTTCGTGGCTTCCAGACGGCGGCGAGTTTTACCGTACCACCAGTGCACTGGAAAGCAGACAAGCGATGGCTCGACCAATGTACTGCCGCGAGGAAACAAAGTCTGTAGTTCCACCACCACCTCCCTCAGTTATGAGTCAGTACTCCTACTACGTCCCTAACAACATGGCTCTCGCAGCACAGACCCAAGAAGTCGTCTCGACTTCGACCACTATTCCCGACCTGAATACCATGCAAATCACCCACACGACCGACGTCCTCTTGAGCGACGATACGAGACAGGACGTCGGGCAAGATGCGAGCGAAAAATTAAAAGGCGGGAAGACGAAGCCGCAAGACACTACGAGAAAAGAACCGAAGAAGGTCGCTGGGGGCACGAAACAAATAGCTGGGGGCAGAGGAAAAAGTAACCAGCAGAGCTGGAGCGAGTCGTCGAAGGAAGCTAAAAAGACGGAAAGTCGAGAACCTCCCGTGAGGCCGCCAAGGAATCCTCACAGACGCAGAGCACCTACGGAACCTCTCAGACAGGAAGCGAAGAAAGCAGACCCGCGGGATACAAAGCCCAAAGCTAGTATAAAAGTGGGCACAGGACAGCAGGATTCGTCGAAGAAGGAGACCTCCGAAGAAGACAGCTCGGAACGTTCGAAAACTACTTTTAAGGAAAGTAGCTACAGGCAGGAACTTTACGAACAGAAGCAGCAGCTTGACAAGGAGGAGCGAGAAACCGAGAAAAGTGAAGCGGATAATGCTGTTCCAAAAGCCGTCACTTGGAGGAACGATGAGACGCCTCGCGAACCTCAAGGCCCCGATGTCCCGCGGAAGGATACTTCCGGCTCTACGAAAAAAGATGGGGATCGAGAAAGGGGGGACAAGACGATGGATGCAGATTCCTCGCGCTTTCAGAAGGATACCGTGCATTCCGAACGTTCGCAGGACAGTGGCGATAAGCACGGAGACCAAACATCTAGGAGTAGTAAGCCAAGAGAGATCGGTAGAACCCCCACTAAAAAGCAGCGTAGTTGCACTTCGAGCTCGTCCAGCAGTTCAACATCTAGCAGCTCTTCCTCGTCATCGTCCAGCAAAGACAGCATTCGCAGGGAAGCAGCTG CTCTTTCAGATACGAAGGCCAACCTGTCTGAGGACAACAGCGAAGACAGCTTTTTCGACAAAGAAGTAGCAATAAAAG ACACACCAGCTTATCACATGCTCCTGGGTCAGACACCAGTGGCCACAAAAGAACAGACACCAGCGTCCGAACATCCCTCCGAGAGCAGCAACGAGATAGAAAATGAGCTGGTGGTTGCCGTCATGTCGACGCAGTCTTCTAAGCAAAA AGCAAAGGATCCTGACAAAACATCCGACCATGGAAGCAATGCTAGCACGCCCCCTGAATATGACGTGGCTTCTGTTAACGTGCA TAACATAATTTCAGCGAGGGTACGACAGAAGGTTCCGTCCCTGCTTTCACGAAAAG TTTTAGGCTTGGACATGTATTCAGCACCGGCACTACCGAGAAAGAAAAGCGATGACGACGACAGCTTCTTCGACTGA
- the LOC135393858 gene encoding uncharacterized protein DDB_G0286299-like isoform X2, translating into MRPRQLFTFLFPLQRHGRMVNTDKKMNEHTSLYEYWRSLLMEEQHNEERNNRLMRKLDEIEQRTSMLNERSERLKQLRENLSDLIRQRYLSEDEVGPGGNFFSKSQDYSPPEYIPDPILLGLSTPPWVGYDPTKPLLPPKQDSIPKWTSPTPPPTVPTAPPMGSSPDSPPRPTSNDKVVPTLREEEKSAAKQKVTWMNQFPGAGADFSLFEPSISWLPDGGEFYRTTSALESRQAMARPMYCREETKSVVPPPPPSVMSQYSYYVPNNMALAAQTQEVVSTSTTIPDLNTMQITHTTDVLLSDDTRQDVGQDASEKLKGGKTKPQDTTRKEPKKVAGGTKQIAGGRGKSNQQSWSESSKEAKKTESREPPVRPPRNPHRRRAPTEPLRQEAKKADPRDTKPKASIKVGTGQQDSSKKETSEEDSSERSKTTFKESSYRQELYEQKQQLDKEERETEKSEADNAVPKAVTWRNDETPREPQGPDVPRKDTSGSTKKDGDRERGDKTMDADSSRFQKDTVHSERSQDSGDKHGDQTSRSSKPREIGRTPTKKQRSCTSSSSSSSTSSSSSSSSSSKDSIRREAAALSDTKANLSEDNSEDSFFDKEVAIKDTPAYHMLLGQTPVATKEQTPASEHPSESSNEIENELVVAVMSTQSSKQKAKDPDKTSDHGSNASTPPEYDVASVNVHNIISARVRQKVPSLLSRKGLDMYSAPALPRKKSDDDDSFFD; encoded by the exons ATGAGACCACGACAACTCTTCACGTTCCTCTTCCCTTTGCAGCGTCACGGCCGAATGGTCAACACAGATAAAAA GATGAATGAGCATACGTCGCTGTACGAGTACTGGAGAAGCCTCCTCATGGAAGAACAGCACAATGAAGAGAGAAATAACAGGTTGATGCGCAAGTTGGACGAGATAGAACAGCGCACAAGCATGCTCAACGAACGTTCCGAACGACTCAAGCAGCTAAGG GAAAACCTATCTGATTTGATAAGGCAGAGATACCTGTCAGAAGATGAAGTAGGTCCTGGTGGAAATTTTTTCTCAAAA AGCCAAGACTACAGCCCTCCCGAATACATTCCCGACCCCATCCTCCTGGGCCTGTCCACACCCCCGTGGGTTGGGTACGACCCAACGAAACCCCTCCTTCCCCCGAAGCAAGACAGCATACCAAAATGGACCAGCCCTACGCCTCCACCTACAGTACCCACGGCTCCACCTATGGGAAGCAGTCCGGACTCGCCACCGCGTCCCACGTCGAACGACAAGGTGGTTCCTACTTTGAgggaagaggaaaaaagtgCGGCGAAACAGAAAGTGACTTGGATGAACCAGTTTCCGGGCGCGGGAGCAGATTTCTCTCTCTTTGAGCCGTCCATTTCGTGGCTTCCAGACGGCGGCGAGTTTTACCGTACCACCAGTGCACTGGAAAGCAGACAAGCGATGGCTCGACCAATGTACTGCCGCGAGGAAACAAAGTCTGTAGTTCCACCACCACCTCCCTCAGTTATGAGTCAGTACTCCTACTACGTCCCTAACAACATGGCTCTCGCAGCACAGACCCAAGAAGTCGTCTCGACTTCGACCACTATTCCCGACCTGAATACCATGCAAATCACCCACACGACCGACGTCCTCTTGAGCGACGATACGAGACAGGACGTCGGGCAAGATGCGAGCGAAAAATTAAAAGGCGGGAAGACGAAGCCGCAAGACACTACGAGAAAAGAACCGAAGAAGGTCGCTGGGGGCACGAAACAAATAGCTGGGGGCAGAGGAAAAAGTAACCAGCAGAGCTGGAGCGAGTCGTCGAAGGAAGCTAAAAAGACGGAAAGTCGAGAACCTCCCGTGAGGCCGCCAAGGAATCCTCACAGACGCAGAGCACCTACGGAACCTCTCAGACAGGAAGCGAAGAAAGCAGACCCGCGGGATACAAAGCCCAAAGCTAGTATAAAAGTGGGCACAGGACAGCAGGATTCGTCGAAGAAGGAGACCTCCGAAGAAGACAGCTCGGAACGTTCGAAAACTACTTTTAAGGAAAGTAGCTACAGGCAGGAACTTTACGAACAGAAGCAGCAGCTTGACAAGGAGGAGCGAGAAACCGAGAAAAGTGAAGCGGATAATGCTGTTCCAAAAGCCGTCACTTGGAGGAACGATGAGACGCCTCGCGAACCTCAAGGCCCCGATGTCCCGCGGAAGGATACTTCCGGCTCTACGAAAAAAGATGGGGATCGAGAAAGGGGGGACAAGACGATGGATGCAGATTCCTCGCGCTTTCAGAAGGATACCGTGCATTCCGAACGTTCGCAGGACAGTGGCGATAAGCACGGAGACCAAACATCTAGGAGTAGTAAGCCAAGAGAGATCGGTAGAACCCCCACTAAAAAGCAGCGTAGTTGCACTTCGAGCTCGTCCAGCAGTTCAACATCTAGCAGCTCTTCCTCGTCATCGTCCAGCAAAGACAGCATTCGCAGGGAAGCAGCTG CTCTTTCAGATACGAAGGCCAACCTGTCTGAGGACAACAGCGAAGACAGCTTTTTCGACAAAGAAGTAGCAATAAAAG ACACACCAGCTTATCACATGCTCCTGGGTCAGACACCAGTGGCCACAAAAGAACAGACACCAGCGTCCGAACATCCCTCCGAGAGCAGCAACGAGATAGAAAATGAGCTGGTGGTTGCCGTCATGTCGACGCAGTCTTCTAAGCAAAA AGCAAAGGATCCTGACAAAACATCCGACCATGGAAGCAATGCTAGCACGCCCCCTGAATATGACGTGGCTTCTGTTAACGTGCA TAACATAATTTCAGCGAGGGTACGACAGAAGGTTCCGTCCCTGCTTTCACGAAAAG GCTTGGACATGTATTCAGCACCGGCACTACCGAGAAAGAAAAGCGATGACGACGACAGCTTCTTCGACTGA
- the LOC135393858 gene encoding uncharacterized protein DDB_G0286299-like isoform X3: MNEHTSLYEYWRSLLMEEQHNEERNNRLMRKLDEIEQRTSMLNERSERLKQLRENLSDLIRQRYLSEDEVGPGGNFFSKSQDYSPPEYIPDPILLGLSTPPWVGYDPTKPLLPPKQDSIPKWTSPTPPPTVPTAPPMGSSPDSPPRPTSNDKVVPTLREEEKSAAKQKVTWMNQFPGAGADFSLFEPSISWLPDGGEFYRTTSALESRQAMARPMYCREETKSVVPPPPPSVMSQYSYYVPNNMALAAQTQEVVSTSTTIPDLNTMQITHTTDVLLSDDTRQDVGQDASEKLKGGKTKPQDTTRKEPKKVAGGTKQIAGGRGKSNQQSWSESSKEAKKTESREPPVRPPRNPHRRRAPTEPLRQEAKKADPRDTKPKASIKVGTGQQDSSKKETSEEDSSERSKTTFKESSYRQELYEQKQQLDKEERETEKSEADNAVPKAVTWRNDETPREPQGPDVPRKDTSGSTKKDGDRERGDKTMDADSSRFQKDTVHSERSQDSGDKHGDQTSRSSKPREIGRTPTKKQRSCTSSSSSSSTSSSSSSSSSSKDSIRREAAALSDTKANLSEDNSEDSFFDKEVAIKDTPAYHMLLGQTPVATKEQTPASEHPSESSNEIENELVVAVMSTQSSKQKAKDPDKTSDHGSNASTPPEYDVASVNVHNIISARVRQKVPSLLSRKVLGLDMYSAPALPRKKSDDDDSFFD; encoded by the exons ATGAATGAGCATACGTCGCTGTACGAGTACTGGAGAAGCCTCCTCATGGAAGAACAGCACAATGAAGAGAGAAATAACAGGTTGATGCGCAAGTTGGACGAGATAGAACAGCGCACAAGCATGCTCAACGAACGTTCCGAACGACTCAAGCAGCTAAGG GAAAACCTATCTGATTTGATAAGGCAGAGATACCTGTCAGAAGATGAAGTAGGTCCTGGTGGAAATTTTTTCTCAAAA AGCCAAGACTACAGCCCTCCCGAATACATTCCCGACCCCATCCTCCTGGGCCTGTCCACACCCCCGTGGGTTGGGTACGACCCAACGAAACCCCTCCTTCCCCCGAAGCAAGACAGCATACCAAAATGGACCAGCCCTACGCCTCCACCTACAGTACCCACGGCTCCACCTATGGGAAGCAGTCCGGACTCGCCACCGCGTCCCACGTCGAACGACAAGGTGGTTCCTACTTTGAgggaagaggaaaaaagtgCGGCGAAACAGAAAGTGACTTGGATGAACCAGTTTCCGGGCGCGGGAGCAGATTTCTCTCTCTTTGAGCCGTCCATTTCGTGGCTTCCAGACGGCGGCGAGTTTTACCGTACCACCAGTGCACTGGAAAGCAGACAAGCGATGGCTCGACCAATGTACTGCCGCGAGGAAACAAAGTCTGTAGTTCCACCACCACCTCCCTCAGTTATGAGTCAGTACTCCTACTACGTCCCTAACAACATGGCTCTCGCAGCACAGACCCAAGAAGTCGTCTCGACTTCGACCACTATTCCCGACCTGAATACCATGCAAATCACCCACACGACCGACGTCCTCTTGAGCGACGATACGAGACAGGACGTCGGGCAAGATGCGAGCGAAAAATTAAAAGGCGGGAAGACGAAGCCGCAAGACACTACGAGAAAAGAACCGAAGAAGGTCGCTGGGGGCACGAAACAAATAGCTGGGGGCAGAGGAAAAAGTAACCAGCAGAGCTGGAGCGAGTCGTCGAAGGAAGCTAAAAAGACGGAAAGTCGAGAACCTCCCGTGAGGCCGCCAAGGAATCCTCACAGACGCAGAGCACCTACGGAACCTCTCAGACAGGAAGCGAAGAAAGCAGACCCGCGGGATACAAAGCCCAAAGCTAGTATAAAAGTGGGCACAGGACAGCAGGATTCGTCGAAGAAGGAGACCTCCGAAGAAGACAGCTCGGAACGTTCGAAAACTACTTTTAAGGAAAGTAGCTACAGGCAGGAACTTTACGAACAGAAGCAGCAGCTTGACAAGGAGGAGCGAGAAACCGAGAAAAGTGAAGCGGATAATGCTGTTCCAAAAGCCGTCACTTGGAGGAACGATGAGACGCCTCGCGAACCTCAAGGCCCCGATGTCCCGCGGAAGGATACTTCCGGCTCTACGAAAAAAGATGGGGATCGAGAAAGGGGGGACAAGACGATGGATGCAGATTCCTCGCGCTTTCAGAAGGATACCGTGCATTCCGAACGTTCGCAGGACAGTGGCGATAAGCACGGAGACCAAACATCTAGGAGTAGTAAGCCAAGAGAGATCGGTAGAACCCCCACTAAAAAGCAGCGTAGTTGCACTTCGAGCTCGTCCAGCAGTTCAACATCTAGCAGCTCTTCCTCGTCATCGTCCAGCAAAGACAGCATTCGCAGGGAAGCAGCTG CTCTTTCAGATACGAAGGCCAACCTGTCTGAGGACAACAGCGAAGACAGCTTTTTCGACAAAGAAGTAGCAATAAAAG ACACACCAGCTTATCACATGCTCCTGGGTCAGACACCAGTGGCCACAAAAGAACAGACACCAGCGTCCGAACATCCCTCCGAGAGCAGCAACGAGATAGAAAATGAGCTGGTGGTTGCCGTCATGTCGACGCAGTCTTCTAAGCAAAA AGCAAAGGATCCTGACAAAACATCCGACCATGGAAGCAATGCTAGCACGCCCCCTGAATATGACGTGGCTTCTGTTAACGTGCA TAACATAATTTCAGCGAGGGTACGACAGAAGGTTCCGTCCCTGCTTTCACGAAAAG TTTTAGGCTTGGACATGTATTCAGCACCGGCACTACCGAGAAAGAAAAGCGATGACGACGACAGCTTCTTCGACTGA
- the LOC135393860 gene encoding uncharacterized protein LOC135393860 codes for MRPTMILPSTALFGSSFGGLFLKTLSNSNASLLLILVLAFVVTYSIGYLFMRRSDMIDVEVPECERTAAPPSSSNTEETKPLLEESERASSSESETTHEENDYE; via the exons ATGAGACCAACAATGATTCTTCCTTCCAC AGCTCTATTTGGGTCATCGTTTGGCGGGCTTTTCCTCAAAACATTGAGTAACAGCAATGCTAGCCTACTGCTTATTCTGGTTCTAGCTTTTGTG GTGACATACTCCATTGGCTACCTCTTCATGAGAAGGTCTGACATGATTGATGTCGAAGTCCCGGAGTGCGAAAGGACTGCTGCACCACCATCTTCATCCAACACAGAAGAGACAAAACCACTGCTTGAGGAATCTGAGAGGGCTTCCAGCAGTGAATCGGAAACTACTCACGAGGAGAATGATTATGAATGA
- the LOC135393862 gene encoding transcription elongation factor B polypeptide 3-like: MADWKEKVLHYGKRLERNQSDDKVLETLHKLQKIPMTLSVLQETNIGRIVSQLKKQDGPVGEKARAVVRAWKEVVTSKSQDTSERSSTSKRKKEIDDDDDDPPPVKSHRSSKQYSIEVESSHQNGNVQHSGVMHAPHHHHHHHHHHQNKVEEKPAEKASRVDKKEMKKLLKKAGHSEGGLDGSVASFEACLGLNDSVQQPKIKKKMATTPVKKPVTKTVAEVQQSSSSPTKKESSHHQSSSKSKRSTSKEENHHARKMPEALQKPNLAPLDREEVLSTLPEIQPVYKPLPHHRFMEDGPVKNKRNLSNEEAIIFTSSRKDRTAVYSGRKSCYLPEVPTLYEACVRVLTENVEGLAYTGGVPYDILKPVLERCTPTQLYSLEDYNPYLLDDSDELWQVHCGKDFKGIQPDAGETWREMYLKKYDEREEKLKSLTATISASMSKATPVRQTKLAYVDSVAKPPRNVARQQAKHGTGLPISQPLIKPTERAALARSGCSGSSSGSSRIPNVPSGPPKKPKIAPLMQKTLKFMKQRFKR, translated from the exons ATGGCGGACTGGAAGGAGAAAGTTCTCCATTATGGTAAACGGCTAGAACGAAATCAAAGCGATGACAAG GTATTGGAGACACTGCATAAGCTCCAAAAAATACCCATGACATTATCAGTGTTACAA GAGACAAACATTGGTAGAATAGTCAGTCAGCTCAAGAAACAGGATGGTCCCGTCGGAGAAAAAGCACGTGCCGTTGTCCGCGCCTGGAAAGAAGTTGTCACTTCAAAATCGCAGGACACTTCGGAGAGGTCATCaacctcaaaaagaaaaaaagagatagacgacgatgacgacgacccTCCGCCGGTTAAAAGCCATCGCTCAAGTAAGCAGTACTCCATTGAAGTCGAGAGCAGTCATCAGAACGGAAACGTGCAACACAGCGGTGTGATGCATGCtcctcatcaccaccaccaccatcaccaccaccatcaaaACAAAGTCGAGGAGAAACCTGCTGAGAAGGCTTCTCGTGTTGACAAAAAAGAGATGAAGAAACTGTTAAAAAAGGCAGGTCACAGCGAAGGTGGCTTAGACGGATCAGTGGCGTCGTTCGAAGCCTGTCTCGGTCTTAACGACTCCGTGCAGCAGCCCAAGattaagaaaaaaatggcaACCACTCCCGTCAAGAAGCCAGTCACGAAAACCGTCGCGGAGGTTCAACAGAGTTCCTCGTCTCCGACAAAGAAGGAAAGCTCGCATCACCAAAGCAGCTCCAAGAGCAAACGTTCCACTTCAAAAGAGGAAAACCACCATGCGCGCAAAATGCCAGAGGCTCTCCAGAAG CCCAACTTGGCACCACTAGATAGGGAAGAAGTGCTGTCAACCCTCCCGGAAATCCAACCCGTGTACAAGCCACTACCTCATCACAGGTTCATGGAAGATGGACCagttaaaaataaaagaa ACTTGAGCAATGAGGAAGCAATAATTTTCACGTCGTCGAGAAAAGACAGGACGGCCGTCTATTCCGGCAGGAAAAGCTGCTACCTTCCAG AGGTACCCACATTATACGAGGCCTGTGTAAGAGTGCTCACAGAAAACGTTGAGG GTCTCGCATACACGGGTGGTGTTCCGTACGACATCCTTAAGCCTGTTCTCGAAAGATGCACCCCCACACAGCTGTATTCTTTGGAAGACTACAATCCT TACCTCCTGGATGACTCCGATGAGCTCTGGCAAGTCCACTGCGGTAAGGATTTCAAGGGCATACAACCTGACGCCGGTGAGACGTGGCGGGAGATGTACCTT AAAAAGTATGACGAGCGAGAGGAGAAGTTGAAGTCTCTcacagcaaccatttctgcatcTATGTCAAAGGCCACCCCTG TGCGGCAAACGAAGCTGGCGTACGTTGACAGTGTTGCCAAGCCACCAAGAAACGTAGCACGCCAGCAAGCTAAGCACGGCACTGGGCTTCCCATAAGTCAACCCCTCATCAAGCCAACTGAAAGGGCAGCACTGGCTAGGTCGGGATGCAGTGGCTCTTCATCTGGAAGCAGCCGGATCCCCAATGTACCTTCTGGTCCTCCCAAAA AGCCCAAGATTGCACCACTGATGCAGAAGACCCTCAAGTTTATGAAGCAAAGGTTCAAGCGATAA